The sequence TCGACGCGAGTACAAATCCATAATAATCGCCAAATACATCCAACCTTCGCCGGTCTTCAGGTAAGTGACATCGCCCGCCCAAATTTGATCCGGCCCCACTGGGTTAAAATTCTGATTCAGCAAGTTGTCGGCTACGGCATCCGAGGTTTTGCGTTTGGTTGTCACTTTATAGGCGGTTCGCTGAGTGACCCTTAAGCCAAGCTTGCGCATCAAGTTACGAACCCGATAACGACCAATCTGAAAGCCTTCTTCGCGTAATTTCTTCATCATCTCGCGACTACCCAGGCTATTGCGACTCTGCTCGAAAAGCCACTTCATCCTACGGTGTAGGTGCAAGGTATCGCTTGTTATCACTGTGCCTGGGCGCTTAAGCCAATCGTAATAGGACGTTTTCCCAACGCCCATCACGCGACACAACATAACTACAGGAAAGCGAGGTGATTCAGTCTGAATGAAATCGTACTTTACTTCATTTCTTTCGCAAAGAAGGCACTGGCCTTTTTTAAAATCTCTTTCTCCATGCGCAGCTCTTTGTTTTCCTTGCGCAAGCGCTTAAGCTCGACTCTCTCATCCTCGGCCAGCACTTCACCTGCCTCACTAGACTCCACCTTTTCTTTCCATTTGTAGAGCATGTTGGTTGCGATACCCAACGATTTAGCGGCCTCAGGAACGGAATAGCCTTGTTCTCGAACAAGCGCAACGGCCTCCTCCTTAAACTCTTTCGGGTACTGCTTGTAAGTACGCTTCTGACTCATAATGACACCTTAATTGTTGACTAATATTGTCTCTCATTAAAGTGTCCGGTGCTATTAGACCACTACACTTTGGCTCACCGTTTGGGATTCCACTGCGAAATAGAAAATGGGTGGTTCGCATCTTCAAGGCTCCATCAAGAAAGTGCGAATTGTAAGAATAGTAGTTTATACGGGTTGGGTTTTTAATAGGCTAAAGTTCCGCGTTTGCTCCACAACGAGCGCTGTAGAGAATAAGTGCCACCCAGCCCATAACAAAACGCTGCACTCGGACGCATATTGCTACGCTCGTTTTTATGTATGTCGCGGTGCTCCATTTTACATAAAAACGCTCTCCGCAATATGCGCCGGTGAGCTCGGCGTTAAGGCTTACATGCCCGAAGAACTAGAATTTATAATAAAAGTAATATTTGTCGTAGTTGGAATTGGCGGTGCTTTGTATTCTGTTTGCACAAGTATAATGGCGAAAATCTCGTGTAGCTGGGTTCCAGTCGAAGGGGAAATCACTCACCATGAAATGGATGAGAGTAGAGATAATGATGGCGACTATATGTATAAGGCTAAAGTTGAATATGTCTATGAGTATAAGCGTCGTACATACAAAGGAAAGCGAATTGCTTTTGGGTTTGGTTCGTGGAATATTAGGTCGCTTGTTTACAGAGCTTATGGCGAAGCAATATCAAATTACCCAAAAGTAAGGGTTTATGTAAATCAAAACTCACCGAAGGTATCAAGTATTTTAGTAGGCATTCGTAGTTTTCACGATGCCAATATACTATTTTTTGGTTTTTGGAATATTATCGTATATATGGCCTTAACAAATATGTCCAGTTGACGTTTTGGTCTACGCTCCGTTTTGGGGTGGCTGCGCCACCTTACCCCAAAACTCCACTACAACCAAAACGCAACTGACATAGGCGTTATACACGTACGGAGTAACGGTGAGAAATTTAATTTTTAGCTTCAGTTTTCTTTTCGTGATGTTTTGCGAAAGTGTTTATGCGAGGCAGATCTGTGAAGGGGAGGTGCCGCTAAAGTCAGTGCCACCGGCATACCCTTCAATGGAATCGCCGGTGGGACATAGCGGATATGTCATTATTGAATTTACTATTGACTATAAGGGAGAGGTCAACTCGCCAAAAGTTCTCGAAGCTGTGTCTCAACCGACTGAGCGATTTGCAAAGCCATTCGCTCAGTCAGCTCTTGTAGCACTAAAACAGTGGGAGTATGAAGCTAGACAAATCGCTTGTGAATCTTCACAAAAATTTATATTTGAACTAACTGAATGAAATGTATAACAAATTGCTCCTGCTGACATTTTTTCCGTTGCTTCTTTTGTGCTTAATAGCACAAAAGCATCCACTCCAAAAATTCAGCAGAGCAAGGCGTTAGGCACTCGTAGGGAAAGATATGAGCGAAACGAAAGAAAGGTTTAATCCAAGAGAGATTGAGGAGCTAGATGAAGTTATTCGTAGTTCCTACAACGATTTTGTACGCCTAGAACGTAGAAATCTTTTACTATCATCGTCTATCACTATCATCACTGCGTTTTCAGGTATTAATCCGAGTAAAGGGTCGATCTTGGGGTTTTCATTTGAAAATCTAACAGAGTCGGCTTTCTTTGCGATTCTCCTAGCTATAACCGCATACTTTTTGTCAGCGTTTTTAATTTATTCTGTACCAAATTATCGAGATGCCAAGCAGGCTCGCCGGAAAATAGTTTCTGAATCAGGCTCATTAGAATACAGCCGACCTTGGTATTCTATAGTTCCACCGAATATCGGTACAGATTCGAGGTACTTCAGTTGGGTATTTATACATTTTGTGTCGCCTGTATTGGCTGGTCTTATTTCATGTATTATTGCGGTCGTGAAAATTGCCTAACAAGGCTGTAAACCTGACCCAAATTACTACGCGATTTTGTGCAATACGCTGCGCGCATTTTCGCACAAAACTGCTCCATAATTTGGGCAGGTTACAGCGGCGTTAGCACTTAGAGCTACCCACGAAAAGTAGACACCTCATTCCCACCTAATGAGGTATTAATTATGACTAAAAAAACTAAGAACAAATACAACCATTACACCGAAGATTTTCGTAGGGAGGCCGTTCGACGCTCAGAAGGGCCTGACACCTCAGCTGCTGAAGTGGCGAGAGAGTTGGGTATTCACCCCGGTCAAATCTATAATTGGCGACGTCAATATAAGCGACTATCCGAAAAACAATTTAATGGTGTGAATGGTGTGGATTACTCAAAGCCTGAAAGCGAGACTGTACGCGAGCTGCAGCGGACAATAAGCGACCTGAAAGAAGAGAACGAATTCCTAAAAAAAGCGACGGCATACTTCAGCAAGCCAAGCTGGTGAGGTATGCCTACATGGAGTCGCTTCGTGGTCAATTCCCAATAATCAAGATGGCGGGGTGGTTAGCTGTCAGCAGATCAGGTTATTACAAATGGCGCGAACGAGAGCCTAGTTTCGAGTATGAGTATCGAGAAATGCTGCGCAAGGCTATCAGTGAGACTTTTGAGGAGTTTAAGGCACGATACGGTGCGCCTAGATTAATCTATGAGCTGCATGAAAAAGGCTTCGCTTGCTCAGTTAATCATGTTGCTAAAATTATGCAGGAAGAGGGTCTAAAGGCCCGTAACGGCAAACGCTTCAAGTATGGTCATCAAGGTTCAGGGGATAATAACTTCGCTGAAAACGTATTGGATCGCGACTTTGAGGCCACTAAGCCAAATGAAAAGTGGGTGTCGGACATTACCTATATACCGGTTAAGAACGGTCACGTTTACTTGGCGGTGATCATGGACTTGTTCTCCCGCAAGATCATTGGCTGGTCATTGGATAAAACAATGACCACGGATTTGATTTTAGATGCACTTAACATGGCCACCTCAAGTCGGGGATGCGAGCAAGGGTTGTTGCTTCACTCAGATCAGGGAGTGCAGTATCGATCCGGAGAATATGTCCTAGCGATGCACGATGCTGATATAACTCCCAGCATGAGCCGAAAGGGTAACTGTTGGGATAATGCGGCAATGGAATCCTTCTTCTCACGTCTGAAAGTAGAGGAAGTGTTTGGTCAATCGTACATAGGCTTAAATGACGCGTATTCAAGTGTGTTCGAATATATTGAATTGTTTTACAATCGCGTACGACGCCACTCTGCGAATGACTATATAAGCCCTGCAGAGTTTGAAGAAATTTATTACCAAGAGTGCGCCTAATATGGTGTCTACTTTTTGTGGGTAAGACCAAGCTATATATGACCGAGGATTATGGGAAGGTTTTAGAGTGGTCGGTTTGGGCTAATCTCGATAAGCACAAGGATACTGAACTGGTGTTACTGAAAGGACATCTTATATTGGAAGTATTTATTGATAACTTTATTAAAAACAACACATCTGAAAATATCAATAAACTTTCTTTTTACGGTAAGGTCAAGAAGCTTGAAAAAATATCTGCTACTGTGGGTTTTGAAAGCAGCTTAGTTGAATGTTTGTTTGAACTGAACACTATACGTAATAAGTTTGCACATGAATGGCAATTCTCAATCCAGTCAAGTGGCATGGACGTATGGGCTAAAAATGTCCTATCAAGAGTATCAGCTACTAAATACACTAGATTTACGCCAAGAACAAAAATAGTTCATTCGTTCTCTGCTTTAGCTAACGAATTAATTGAACTTGAAAAAAGGCTCTAACAAACATGTCAACCGGACAATTTTTTGCTACGTTCTTTTGTGAATTTCGCTGCGCTACATTATTTCACAAAATCTCTACGCAAAAAATTGCGCGGTTACATGGGCGTTAGGGCTCAAGGAATCTGAACCATGAAAGTTGTATCAATTATATTTTTTCTCTTATTCTCGGCGGGCACCATCGCGGGAATGAGTGAACTTGAGGAACAGGCTAAATCTGGTGATGCCAATGCCCAATACCTTATGGGTTACAGTTTCGAGATGGGGCAGAACAATCCCGTAAACCTCAGCAAAGCTATCAAGTGGTACAAAGAAGCATCTGCCAATAACAACCCAAGAGCTATGCATCGCCTAGGGCTCATGTACGCAACAGGAAGTGGTGTACCAAGTGATTTCGCTAAAACAGCAGAACTATTTGAGGCTGCAGCAAAGCAGAAAGATCCTGCAGCTCAAATGGATTACACAATGTTGCTATTTGGAATGGCTCCACCAGAGTATAAAAACTCTGTCGAGGCATATGCATGGTTTGCTGTTATAGAGGCAAACGACCCAACAGCATATGCAAGCATTAAAGACCTTAAGCCAAAGCTTGAGGCTGAGCTTTCAAAAAAACAATTGCAGCACGCTATTGATCTAGGAGCTGAGTATATTGCCAAGTACAGCCCTAACAAGTAAAGCCAGCATCGCCCCTGCGGGGCTGGACCTCCGTTTCGGCGCTTCGCGCTAGACCTGCACCACTTTGGCGGACAGTTATTTACTGTTTAGTTAAAGGGGTAAAAAATGGGTTTAACAAAGAAGAAACATTACGAAAGCTACACGTTGGCTTTTAAAGTCAAGGCGGTGAGAGAGAGTAAGAAGCGTGGCGTTAGGGCGGTCGATGTTGCTAAGGCGCTTGGGATTCATCCCGTCATGCTTTACCGTTGGCGCCAAGAATATAAAGAAGGCCGTCTATCCGAGAATAAACACATGCAAATTAAAGCCCCTCCACCCAAAAAGTCTAGAGAAGACAGTGACGCACTTAAGCGCGCAGAAACGCGAATAAAGGAATTGGAAAAACGACTAGCCTCCAAAGAGGAAGAGGTCGTTATTCTAAAAAAGGCAAAACGGTTCTTCTCGGATCAGCGCAGGAAAGATACGCGTTCATAGAGGAGAACCGGGGGGCTCATAAGGTCGTTAGGATGTGTGAATATCTGGATGTCTCAACAACTGGCTATTACGATTGGCGCGAGCGTGGGGAAAGCAGTCGAGCGCAGTACGATAGTATTCTCGTTGATGAGATAACAAAGATGCATGTAGGTCATGAAAGAAATTATGGCGCTATACGAGTTCACCCATACCTAAAAAACCTAGGGTTTCCCTGTAGTCGCAGGCGGATCAACAGATTAATGAAAGCGTATTCAATAACCTCTATATACCACGCATATCGGCATAATCGCGCTTCAGGCAGTAATTCATTAAAGGTGGATAATGTATTAGCTGAGTCGCCACCAGCAGCATCGGTAGGTCGACATTGGGCTGGGGATATGACATACATTAAGACTCGAGAGGGGTCTGTATATATGGCGGCTGTACTAGACCTATTTACTCGTAAGGTTGTTGGTTGGGGTTTTTCCAGAAACCATGATGCCGATTTGGTATGCGGCGCGCTGAAGATGTCGTTGGAATATGAAGAGGCAAAACCTGGGTGTTTGTTTCATAGTGATCAGGGCTCGGAGTACTGCTCGGACATTTATCAGGAGGCCGTAGCGAACGCAGGCATGGTTAGTAGTATGAGCCGAGCTGGTACGCCAACAGATAATGCTTTTGTAGAATCATTTTTTAAGACATTAAAGAATGAATTGGTGCATCATTGGAAGTTTAATAATATGGTCGAATGTGTCGCTAGGATTGTTGACTACGTTGAGTTTTATAATGAGGATAGATTACACTCTAGCCTCAATTATGTATCACCAAATACATATCAAAATATAAATGTTTAGTGTCCGTCAAAGTGGTGCAAGTCTACGCCTACACTGCGGCCGCTGCTTTAGGCGTTAGGATATTTCTATCAATCAATCTAGGGGATTTATGAAAAACTTATATTTCACAATTTTTGTTTTATGTTTGTCTGGATGCGCAACTGCATATGGTAAATATGGTTTCTCAGGTGGCTATAAAGATAAGCAGTTAGATGATGGGTCTATTGAAGTTTCGTATCAGGGAAACGGTACTACTTCTCCAGAAACAGTCGAGCTATATTGGGAAAAACGAGCCGCAGAATTATGCCCAAGTGGATATGATATCGTTTCAAAAGAAAATGGTGGTCACAGTAGTTATTACCCAGTGCAAGTATTTCACCCCTTAACTGAGGGTGTTATTAAGTGCCTTGGTGATGGTTAACAGTGCAATCCTAACAAGCCGCTGTAGAAGGACAGTTTTTCCGCCGCTTAAATTTATGGCGAAAAGACTGCCATAAATCAATCAGCTCCAAAACTGCCTCTAAGCGGGGCGTTATGTGAGGTCAGCTTGAAGGTATTTTGTTTATTAATCTTTACGCTTTTTCTTTCAGGTTGTGTTGTCTATCCGGCAAGGCATGTTTCAGAACCTAGGTATGAAGTTTGGATTAGTGGTGATGAATTCGAAATCGTCAGAATTACTTCGGCACTAGATGCTAAGACTGGAACATGTGAAGGTGGAAAAGTATTAAGCCTTGTAGCAGATAGATTTGTTTCCGAACCAGAATATGGATGGCTAAAAGCGGCTTATTTTGTTCCAGTAGATTCGTATAAGCCAATTAAAATATGCGCAGTTGGTGCGGGTGGTAATACTTACTATTGGGAGGAAAATATAGGTGTGTTTGGCAGCGAATACCCTAAGTTGTGGAAGTTTCAATGCAAGGTAGTAAATGAGCGGCTTAGCTGTAAAAAAATCACCCAGGTTATCAACTGAAGTGCAATGAAAGTGATTAACGAACATAGACTGCCTCCGGTGTTTCCATATTTAAACATTTTCTAGGTCGTCGGTTAAGTTTCATTGCAATTTTATCGCAATCCTTTTGAGTTATGCTCTTCATTGATTCTCCTTTAGGTAAATATTGTCGTATGAGACCGTTGGTATTTTCGTTTAACCCTCTTTCCCATGAGTGGTAGGGGTTGGCAAAGTAAAATGTTGAGTTAGTGACGTCTTCAATTTTTTTGTATTGATGAAACTCGGTACCGTTATCAGCGGTAATTGTTTTTACCTGATTAACCTGTTTTTTGAATAGCTGAATAACTTTTCGATTTAACTCGTCAGTCGTACGGTTCCTAATTTTGCCAATGATCGTGTATTTACTTTTTCGATCAACTAACGTGACAATTGAATGTTGATCGCGTGAACCATGAACGGTATCAATTTCGAAATGACCGATTCGGCTCTTATTTTCTGCCCCTAGAGGTCGCTCAGAGATATGGGCCTTATTGGCTAAAACGCCTCTAGAGTCAGGGCTTCTATATCTTTTTCGGCGTTTCTTGCTTGATTGACGTAAGTGCTTATAGAGATCCCCTGAATAAAACATGTTGTACCAAATATAGCGATAAATGGTCGAATGGCTGATCGATAATATATTGCACTTCTTAAGCCACAAGGAAACTTGTTCTGGGCTCCAATCGAGGCGTATTAAGGCGATGACCATCTGAAGCTCGGTATCATTGAAT is a genomic window of Teredinibacter purpureus containing:
- a CDS encoding transposase, with product MTKKTKNKYNHYTEDFRREAVRRSEGPDTSAAEVARELGIHPGQIYNWRRQYKRLSEKQFNGVNGVDYSKPESETVRELQRTISDLKEENEFLKKATAYFSKPSW
- a CDS encoding CC0125/CC1285 family lipoprotein encodes the protein MKNLYFTIFVLCLSGCATAYGKYGFSGGYKDKQLDDGSIEVSYQGNGTTSPETVELYWEKRAAELCPSGYDIVSKENGGHSSYYPVQVFHPLTEGVIKCLGDG
- a CDS encoding TonB family protein, with amino-acid sequence MRNLIFSFSFLFVMFCESVYARQICEGEVPLKSVPPAYPSMESPVGHSGYVIIEFTIDYKGEVNSPKVLEAVSQPTERFAKPFAQSALVALKQWEYEARQIACESSQKFIFELTE
- a CDS encoding tetratricopeptide repeat protein, which gives rise to MKVVSIIFFLLFSAGTIAGMSELEEQAKSGDANAQYLMGYSFEMGQNNPVNLSKAIKWYKEASANNNPRAMHRLGLMYATGSGVPSDFAKTAELFEAAAKQKDPAAQMDYTMLLFGMAPPEYKNSVEAYAWFAVIEANDPTAYASIKDLKPKLEAELSKKQLQHAIDLGAEYIAKYSPNK
- a CDS encoding transposase, yielding MGLTKKKHYESYTLAFKVKAVRESKKRGVRAVDVAKALGIHPVMLYRWRQEYKEGRLSENKHMQIKAPPPKKSREDSDALKRAETRIKELEKRLASKEEEVVILKKAKRFFSDQRRKDTRS
- a CDS encoding IS3 family transposase, with the translated sequence MEENRGAHKVVRMCEYLDVSTTGYYDWRERGESSRAQYDSILVDEITKMHVGHERNYGAIRVHPYLKNLGFPCSRRRINRLMKAYSITSIYHAYRHNRASGSNSLKVDNVLAESPPAASVGRHWAGDMTYIKTREGSVYMAAVLDLFTRKVVGWGFSRNHDADLVCGALKMSLEYEEAKPGCLFHSDQGSEYCSDIYQEAVANAGMVSSMSRAGTPTDNAFVESFFKTLKNELVHHWKFNNMVECVARIVDYVEFYNEDRLHSSLNYVSPNTYQNINV
- a CDS encoding DUF3592 domain-containing protein; the protein is MPEELEFIIKVIFVVVGIGGALYSVCTSIMAKISCSWVPVEGEITHHEMDESRDNDGDYMYKAKVEYVYEYKRRTYKGKRIAFGFGSWNIRSLVYRAYGEAISNYPKVRVYVNQNSPKVSSILVGIRSFHDANILFFGFWNIIVYMALTNMSS
- a CDS encoding IS30 family transposase: MMYHQLTTDERYTIAAYLKQRKSQAYIARALGRDPCTISRELKRNRRPDGKYCAARAVKRTSRIRRESRRKWQFNDTELQMVIALIRLDWSPEQVSLWLKKCNILSISHSTIYRYIWYNMFYSGDLYKHLRQSSKKRRKRYRSPDSRGVLANKAHISERPLGAENKSRIGHFEIDTVHGSRDQHSIVTLVDRKSKYTIIGKIRNRTTDELNRKVIQLFKKQVNQVKTITADNGTEFHQYKKIEDVTNSTFYFANPYHSWERGLNENTNGLIRQYLPKGESMKSITQKDCDKIAMKLNRRPRKCLNMETPEAVYVR
- a CDS encoding IS3 family transposase, translated to MLQQAKLVRYAYMESLRGQFPIIKMAGWLAVSRSGYYKWREREPSFEYEYREMLRKAISETFEEFKARYGAPRLIYELHEKGFACSVNHVAKIMQEEGLKARNGKRFKYGHQGSGDNNFAENVLDRDFEATKPNEKWVSDITYIPVKNGHVYLAVIMDLFSRKIIGWSLDKTMTTDLILDALNMATSSRGCEQGLLLHSDQGVQYRSGEYVLAMHDADITPSMSRKGNCWDNAAMESFFSRLKVEEVFGQSYIGLNDAYSSVFEYIELFYNRVRRHSANDYISPAEFEEIYYQECA
- a CDS encoding IS3 family transposase (programmed frameshift), with amino-acid sequence MSQKRTYKQYPKEFKEEAVALVREQGYSVPEAAKSLGIATNMLYKWKEKVESSEAGEVLAEDERVELKRLRKENKELRMEKEIFKKGQCLLCERNEVKYDFIQTESPRFPVVMLCRVMGVGKTSYYDWLKRPGTVITSDTLHLHRRMKWLFEQSRNSLGSREMMKKLREEGFQIGRYRVRNLMRKLGLRVTQRTAYKVTTKRKTSDAVADNLLNQNFNPVGPDQIWAGDVTYLKTGEGWMYLAIIMDLYSRRIVGWYIDKRMTTNLVSKALIKAYNLRQPPKGLVFHSDRGSQYTSKRYRKLLAAYDMRASMGDVGACWDNAVVERFFGSLKHDWIFKIAQPTRAHMKTDVGKYMRYYNVHRFHSANEDLSPIKYEESKYVLQNGRVGSARIEQVRHFHSAVNK